In Antarcticibacterium arcticum, the genomic stretch ATTTACGTTTACTTTTTTATAACTGTACTCTCCGGAGGAAATTGAATTTCTTATGAGTTTATTTTTAGGCGCGGTAGAAAATCCGCCGTTTTTACTGTTGGACCATTGCATGGTAGTACGTACACTGGTGCGACCTTCCAGAGAGAGGTCCTCACCCATTCCTATTTCCTGCCCATACCTTAAAACCGGGGTTCCGGGGAGGGTAAATAACAGACTGTAGGCAAGTTCCATTTTTTTTCTATCGTTGTTTAACATAGAAGCCAGTCTTCGCCTGATTCCCCTGTCGAAAATTTGCATATTCTCATCTGGAGCAAATTTACTAAACACCTCTTTTTTTTCTTCTTCAGAGAGTTTGTCAAGGTTTAGTTCATCGTGATTCCTTAAAAAAATAGCCATTTGTTCTTTCGGGTCAATCTGGGGCATAGCGTTTAAAGCAGTGGCCAGCGGTGTGGCTTCTTCCCTGGCCAGGGCCAGAAAGGTAAAGTTGTTCACATAAAAATTAAAAAGCATATGCATTTGGTCTTCATCCCCAAGAAAATCGGAATATTTCTCGGGAGCAAGGTCTACTTCGGCAAGCAGAATAGCTTCTTTCCTTTGCACTTCTACAAAATCCCGAAAATTTCTAAAGATCTCGTGCGGGTCTTCCTCAAAATCAACCTGACCTTTTTCAGTAAACATATGGGGTGCGGCGTCTATACGAAATCCGGAAACCCCCATTTTCAACCAGAAATGCATGATCCTGAAGATTTCTTTCTGAACCGCGGGATTTGAAATATTTAAATCGGGCTGATGTGGAAAAAATGTATGAAAATAATAGGCTTTGGCCGTTCTATCATATTTCCAGTTTGATCCATTACCATCAGGGGACATCATATTATTATTATCACCCTTCGGCCGTTTATTCTCCCATATATAAAAATCCCTGTATTTGGAGTTTTTATCTTTTCGTGCTTCCTGAAACCAGAAATGTTCCAGGGAGGTATGGTTTACGGCGAGATCTATAAGAATTTTAATTCCCAATTCATCTGCTGCGTCTACCAGTTGGGCAAAATGCCCAAGATCTCCCAGCCGGGGATCAATTTTATAATAATCCCTTACATCATAACCATTGTCCCTGTTGGGTGTATCAAAAATGGGCAGCAACCAGATACAATTTACTCCCAGGCCAGAGAGATAGGTAAGGGCATTTTTTAAACCTTCAAAATCTCCCACTCCGTCTCCATTGGAATCTTTGAAAGTTTCTACATCCAGACAATATATTATAGCATTTTTATACCAATACTTACTCATCTCTTTTATTTTTGTTTTAGCTGAGGCAATACCTCTTTACCAAAAAAATCAATAAAGTTTTCCTGGTCTTCATTCACATTGTGAATTATGATTTTTTCAAATCCAAGACTGGCGTATTCCCGAATATTGGAAATAAATATTTCAGGGTTGCTACCAATAATTACATGTTCCCGGAGGTCCTCTTTTCTCACCTTTTCACCGAGATCATCAAATTGATCGGCAGTATTAATTTCAGACAAAAGTTTACTTGGGAAGATGTTGTTTTTCCATTGGTGCCAGGCCCCAGCCAGGGCATCCTCTTCATTGTTACCATAGGATACCTGCACCTTAAGGATCATAGGTTTTCCCTTACCGCCCCCTCATTAAAAGCTTCCACCACTGTTTTTAATTCCTTTAAAGGTTTGGAAACAGTAATTAACCCATCTGCCCAGCTGCCCAGCCATTTCGCGGTTTTTGCAGTTATAGCGGCGCCATAGACAGGAATGGTTTCTACCGGAGGTGTAAATAGTTTGGCCTTTTCAATTTCTATGATCCCGTGGTGTGTTACATAATCCCCTTTCCACAATTCCTTAATTACTTCTACAGATTCTTTTAATCTTGCATTTCTTATATCCTTAGACGGCCATTTATCTCCGGTAATATTTTCATTAAGGGCCTGCCCGCTGCCCTGGCAAAGCCAGAATCTCCCGGGAAACATTTGGTCCAGGGTAGCTGCAGCCTGAGCAATAATTGCGGGGTGGTACCTTTGGCCGGGAGCATTTACAATTCCAAATTCTAGATTTGTGGCGTGCATTGCCGCCCCCAGCCAACTCCAGGCAAAACCGCTTTCCCCCTGCTTATTGCTCCAGGGATGAAAATGATCTGACGATAATATGCTTTGGAAACCTGCTTTTTCTGCTTGTTGTACCAGTTCCAGTAAATGTCGCGGGGTGAATTGTTCGTGAGATGCGTGAAATCCTATTTTCATAGAAAGAAATTTAGAATTATTAATTTTTGCCATTCTAAATTAGAAAATATGCCACAGAAGCCGAAGGAAGTAGAGCCTTTTCGATCTTAAATAAAAGATAAAGTTTCAGGGAAAAAGTTAAAATGAATTAATTAAAATGGAATGCTTGTGTGTATAATCTCTACTTTCTGGCAGGCAATATATTTATAGCTCTAATTTGTAATTACCTGGTATTCCTCCCTTACTGTTTGGTCTCCTTCACTATACCAACCACTGCACCTGTACGGCAATTGATACGCAGTAGTTCACCCCGGGTCAATCCATATTTTAACCGGACGGGACGGTAATTTCCAAAACCGCCGCCTGATTCTACCAAAATAAGCTCAGCTCCATCCATGGGATCAATAATGGGATTCTTACAGGTCTCATCCCAGGTAGTGCCCGAGGGGATCTCAAAACGTTCGGGAGTGTTTGTTGCAGTTCTAATAATACTCTCTCCTTCTATGGGCCCGGTTGTGCCACAACCCAGTAATATTGACACCAAGATTACGCAGGTAAATGTTATGACTTTAGTTTTCATAAGCCCTTAATTTTTAACCTTCTTAAAGTTAAGGAAAAACCTAAAGCACCCTGCAGAAAATTTCAAAAATAAAGATTAAGGATCACCTCATAAACTCTATACAAACCGGAGTGTTAACGCCCAGAACTACTCCTGTTGATTCCAATTTTCCGGTAGCGGGATTAATGGAAAAACCTGTGATATTATTGGAATTTTGATTTGCGGCATACAGGTAAGTACCGTCTTTGGAAATAGCAAAATTGCGGGGTATGTCACCTTGAGTAGAAGTAAATCCCAGGAGCTCAATTAGACCGGTTTCCGGGTTTATATTAAATGCGGCAATGCTGTTATGTCCTCTGTTGGACACGTACAAAAAATTGCCGGCGGGATGTAAATTTATATCGGCTGCTGAATTCTTTCCTATAAAATTTTCCGGGATCGAAGAAATATCGTCAAGATGCACCAATGCTCCGGTGTCTTCAATTTTAAAACTGCTTATAGTACTGTTGAGTTCATTGATGGAATACGCAAAATTACCACTGGCATCAATACTAAAATGCCGGGGGCCGGCTCCTTCTTTCAGCTGTATAAAAGGTGTGTTATTTGGTTTAACCTCCGCTGTTTCCACATTTAGGTCAAAAATCCAGATCTTGTCATGCCCCAGGTCCGCAACATAAAAATGCCTGGCGTTGGCAGATATTGTTACCGAGTGCGGATGCGAATTTTCAGGATCCTCAAAAGTAATATTTTCCTTTTTGATAAGGCTTCCGTCAGGGTTCTTTTCATACATCATCACTACCCCACCCACATAATTGGCAACAAATATAAAATTTCCCGTAGGGTCTTCAGCAATATAACAGGGGGCAAAACCTTCCGTAGAAAGCTTTCCTGTTTCAACAAGGCTATTATCTTTATTGATGTTGTAAGAATGAATAAAACCCGAACCTGCATCTCCCGGGCCCAATTCACTTACCGCATAAAGATTCTCTTTATCTGCACTTACTTTTATGAAGGAAGGATTAATAATGTTCGCTGCAAGGGAACCAAATTTTAATTTTCCATTGGAAGGATCCTGATATATTTTATAAATGCCTTCTCCTTTACCGTCAACATGGCCTTCTTTTTTGGTATAAGTGCCTATATAAGCTATTTCCCTGGAAGCTTTCCCGGGAACTGTCCCGCTTTTTTCCTGAGGTAATTTACAGGAGACTGAAAACAGTACTATTACCCCTAATAATACGGGCACACTTTTCTTAATTTTAGTATTCATTTCTGGAAGCATTTAAAGCCATTTTTTTCTGCGGAAATATATTATCATTAAAATAAAGAGCAACAGCATCACAAATAACAGAACGTAATAACTATATCTCCATTCCAGTTCCGGCATATATTCAAAATTCATCCCATATAAGCCGGCAATAAAAGTAAGTGGGATAAAAATGGAGGCCATAATGGTTAGCACTTTCATGACTTCATTCATTTTATTGCTTAAAGTGGTCATGTACATATCCATAAGGCCCCAGGTCATCTCCCTGTAGATATCAATATTTTCAGTCACCTGGATAATATGGTCATAGAGATCCCTGAAATAATTTCTGGTTTTATCCTGTATGATATCATTTTCCATTTTTTCAACCCTGCTTAAAACTTCCCGCACCGGTAATATTGCCCTTCTTATTCTTAGAATTGTTCGCTTTAA encodes the following:
- a CDS encoding alpha-amylase family protein, whose product is MSKYWYKNAIIYCLDVETFKDSNGDGVGDFEGLKNALTYLSGLGVNCIWLLPIFDTPNRDNGYDVRDYYKIDPRLGDLGHFAQLVDAADELGIKILIDLAVNHTSLEHFWFQEARKDKNSKYRDFYIWENKRPKGDNNNMMSPDGNGSNWKYDRTAKAYYFHTFFPHQPDLNISNPAVQKEIFRIMHFWLKMGVSGFRIDAAPHMFTEKGQVDFEEDPHEIFRNFRDFVEVQRKEAILLAEVDLAPEKYSDFLGDEDQMHMLFNFYVNNFTFLALAREEATPLATALNAMPQIDPKEQMAIFLRNHDELNLDKLSEEEKKEVFSKFAPDENMQIFDRGIRRRLASMLNNDRKKMELAYSLLFTLPGTPVLRYGQEIGMGEDLSLEGRTSVRTTMQWSNSKNGGFSTAPKNKLIRNSISSGEYSYKKVNVNDQHLDPDSFLNWMSRTIHFRREYREFGWGNYEVLDTGDKRVLGHKTESEKGIGIALHNFSSKEVTIKLKLDDTKDIIDVYGNKRYEAFDTKSQELKLDPYGFRWLHKKSKYL
- a CDS encoding replication factor C small subunit, which codes for MILKVQVSYGNNEEDALAGAWHQWKNNIFPSKLLSEINTADQFDDLGEKVRKEDLREHVIIGSNPEIFISNIREYASLGFEKIIIHNVNEDQENFIDFFGKEVLPQLKQK
- a CDS encoding LLM class flavin-dependent oxidoreductase, yielding MKIGFHASHEQFTPRHLLELVQQAEKAGFQSILSSDHFHPWSNKQGESGFAWSWLGAAMHATNLEFGIVNAPGQRYHPAIIAQAAATLDQMFPGRFWLCQGSGQALNENITGDKWPSKDIRNARLKESVEVIKELWKGDYVTHHGIIEIEKAKLFTPPVETIPVYGAAITAKTAKWLGSWADGLITVSKPLKELKTVVEAFNEGAVRENL
- a CDS encoding lactonase family protein; translated protein: MNTKIKKSVPVLLGVIVLFSVSCKLPQEKSGTVPGKASREIAYIGTYTKKEGHVDGKGEGIYKIYQDPSNGKLKFGSLAANIINPSFIKVSADKENLYAVSELGPGDAGSGFIHSYNINKDNSLVETGKLSTEGFAPCYIAEDPTGNFIFVANYVGGVVMMYEKNPDGSLIKKENITFEDPENSHPHSVTISANARHFYVADLGHDKIWIFDLNVETAEVKPNNTPFIQLKEGAGPRHFSIDASGNFAYSINELNSTISSFKIEDTGALVHLDDISSIPENFIGKNSAADINLHPAGNFLYVSNRGHNSIAAFNINPETGLIELLGFTSTQGDIPRNFAISKDGTYLYAANQNSNNITGFSINPATGKLESTGVVLGVNTPVCIEFMR